Proteins encoded within one genomic window of Brachybacterium avium:
- a CDS encoding carbohydrate ABC transporter permease produces the protein MIDRRRPVLTYIVLTAFLLLVITPFVWMLLGSVKTQGELLRVPPTWLPEDPTWDNFRRLFERPFGRYFQNSAVVAIAVTAGNLFFSSMFGYALAHLRFPFQRVLFLLVLGCLMIPGLVTFIPQYVLIVNLGLANTIPALILPFLVQPFSVFLMRQFFLGLPRELLEAGRIDGVGEIAIFFRIYLPLAGPAFATLGILTFLGSWNNFLWPLVVSSSESTYTLPVALALISTGQNQTDYGLLLAGATLVVLPILVVFLFFQRYFIQGIATSGIK, from the coding sequence ATGATCGACCGTCGCCGACCCGTCCTGACCTACATCGTGCTGACCGCGTTCCTGCTGCTGGTGATCACCCCCTTCGTGTGGATGCTGCTGGGCAGCGTGAAGACCCAGGGCGAGCTGCTGCGAGTGCCCCCGACCTGGCTCCCCGAGGACCCCACCTGGGACAACTTCCGCCGCCTCTTCGAGCGGCCCTTCGGCCGCTACTTCCAGAACTCCGCCGTGGTCGCGATCGCGGTCACGGCCGGGAACCTCTTCTTCTCCTCGATGTTCGGCTACGCGCTCGCGCACCTGCGCTTCCCCTTCCAGCGCGTGCTGTTCCTCCTGGTGCTGGGCTGTCTGATGATCCCGGGCCTGGTCACGTTCATCCCGCAGTACGTCCTGATCGTGAACCTGGGCCTGGCCAACACCATCCCCGCACTGATCCTGCCGTTCCTGGTCCAGCCCTTCAGCGTCTTCCTCATGCGGCAGTTCTTCCTGGGACTGCCGCGGGAGCTGCTGGAGGCCGGGCGGATCGACGGGGTCGGCGAGATCGCGATCTTCTTCCGGATCTACCTGCCGCTGGCGGGGCCTGCCTTCGCCACCCTCGGCATCCTCACCTTCCTCGGCTCCTGGAACAACTTCCTGTGGCCGCTGGTCGTCTCCTCCAGCGAGTCGACCTACACCCTGCCGGTCGCTCTCGCCCTGATCTCGACCGGTCAGAACCAGACGGACTACGGGCTGCTCCTGGCCGGGGCCACGCTCGTCGTCCTGCCGATCCTCGTCGTCTTCCTGTTCTTCCAGCGCTACTTCATCCAGGGCATCGCCACCAGCGGCATCAAGTGA
- a CDS encoding glucoamylase family protein yields the protein MNTFDRRTLLTVPLLGAGALASTAAAPSGRLAPSAGPSGPSRPAGRGEEALLRRWAADTWHSLDAMTVAGTGLISDNIGADLTGHSRHTSPTNIGGSLWSVLIARELGLLTPGHARNRISRTLDSLEQMEHHEPSGMFFNWYDEKDGSVLRSWPGTGDPVVPFVSSVDMGWLGAALHVVAQADPSNRRRARRLFDAMRWDVFFDREVDAQPGQTIGGFWVEDPGRDGVELLPLFNDIPGADVWYHSEHHYDTAVSEARMVTYLGIMTGQIPAGAYFTTYRTFPPEWTWPEMAPVGDWTQYEGVRVFEGAHTYRGMEIVPGWGGSMFEELMPDLFVPEAAWGPNSWGRNHPLHVRAQREHGLDEAGYGYWGFSPCSDPHAEYREYGVDALGLNPTGYFSDAAGTDWHQGETYPQGLDGVVTPHAGALALQYERDSSIENLCRIETELGAYGPGGFHDAVAVGSGVIARRHLSLDQSMILGALGNVLLDEQLHEWFATDDVAAQLRPVIEQEVFHAHG from the coding sequence GTGAACACCTTCGACCGACGCACCCTGCTCACCGTCCCCCTGCTCGGCGCTGGCGCGCTCGCCAGCACCGCGGCCGCGCCGTCGGGCCGTCTCGCGCCGTCGGCCGGCCCCTCCGGACCTTCTCGGCCCGCGGGCCGAGGCGAGGAGGCGCTGCTGCGCCGCTGGGCCGCGGATACCTGGCACAGCCTGGACGCGATGACCGTCGCGGGAACCGGGCTGATCTCCGACAACATCGGCGCCGACCTCACCGGGCACTCCCGCCACACCTCGCCGACCAACATCGGCGGCTCCCTGTGGTCCGTCCTGATCGCCCGCGAGCTGGGGTTGCTCACCCCCGGGCATGCCCGCAACCGCATCTCCCGCACCCTGGACTCCCTGGAGCAGATGGAGCATCACGAGCCCTCGGGCATGTTCTTCAACTGGTATGACGAGAAAGACGGCTCGGTGCTGCGCTCCTGGCCCGGCACTGGTGATCCGGTGGTCCCCTTCGTCTCGAGCGTCGACATGGGCTGGCTCGGCGCCGCACTGCACGTCGTGGCGCAGGCGGATCCCTCCAATCGCCGCCGCGCCCGCCGGCTCTTCGACGCGATGCGCTGGGACGTGTTCTTCGACCGGGAGGTCGATGCCCAGCCGGGACAGACCATCGGCGGCTTCTGGGTGGAGGACCCGGGCCGCGACGGGGTCGAGCTGCTACCCCTGTTCAACGACATCCCCGGCGCCGATGTCTGGTACCACAGCGAGCACCACTACGACACCGCCGTCTCCGAGGCCCGCATGGTCACCTACCTGGGGATCATGACCGGCCAGATCCCTGCGGGCGCCTACTTCACGACCTACCGCACCTTCCCGCCGGAGTGGACCTGGCCCGAGATGGCGCCGGTCGGGGACTGGACGCAGTACGAGGGGGTGCGCGTCTTCGAGGGTGCGCACACCTATCGCGGGATGGAGATCGTGCCCGGCTGGGGCGGCTCCATGTTCGAGGAACTGATGCCGGATCTGTTCGTGCCCGAGGCGGCCTGGGGGCCGAACAGTTGGGGGAGGAACCATCCCCTGCACGTGCGGGCCCAGCGCGAGCACGGGCTGGACGAGGCCGGGTACGGGTACTGGGGCTTCTCGCCCTGCTCCGACCCGCACGCCGAGTATCGCGAGTACGGGGTCGATGCCCTCGGTCTGAACCCCACCGGCTACTTCTCCGACGCGGCAGGCACTGACTGGCATCAAGGAGAGACCTACCCGCAGGGGCTGGACGGAGTGGTCACCCCGCACGCCGGGGCACTCGCGCTGCAGTACGAGCGCGATTCCTCGATCGAGAACCTCTGCCGGATCGAGACCGAGCTGGGCGCCTACGGCCCCGGCGGCTTCCACGACGCGGTGGCCGTGGGCTCGGGGGTCATCGCCCGCCGCCACCTGTCCCTGGACCAGTCGATGATCCTCGGCGCGCTCGGCAATGTGCTGCTGGACGAACAGCTGCACGAATGGTTCGCGACCGACGACGTGGCCGCGCAGCTGCGCCCGGTGATCGAGCAGGAGGTCTTCCATGCCCACGGCTGA